A window from Roseofilum capinflatum BLCC-M114 encodes these proteins:
- a CDS encoding tetratricopeptide repeat protein: MGDNITMNGNGVVWGTVLAIALGMGFPALSSAEEPSADDFYRFGVVLQQEGLVEEAIAQYREALRLNPQLAQVYVNLGVALMERGDREGAIAAYQQALQVDPQLGEAYFNWGNVLIRQNQLDGAIEKYQRAVEIQPNYDKAYYNLANALALLEDFEGAIAAWNQAIRINPEFAQAYANLGVVLHQQEQIPQAVASLERAYVLFQQQGNVGQAQRIEGYLQQLRS, from the coding sequence ATGGGAGACAATATAACGATGAATGGTAATGGTGTGGTTTGGGGAACGGTTTTGGCGATCGCCTTGGGAATGGGTTTTCCGGCTCTGTCGTCGGCTGAGGAACCGAGCGCGGATGACTTCTATCGCTTTGGCGTAGTGTTGCAACAGGAAGGGTTAGTGGAGGAGGCGATCGCCCAATATCGGGAGGCTTTGCGGTTAAATCCCCAGTTGGCTCAGGTGTATGTGAATTTGGGGGTGGCGTTGATGGAGCGGGGGGATCGAGAAGGGGCGATCGCCGCCTATCAGCAAGCGTTGCAGGTTGATCCGCAGTTAGGAGAAGCCTATTTTAATTGGGGCAATGTTTTGATTCGTCAAAATCAGCTCGATGGAGCCATTGAAAAGTATCAACGGGCGGTTGAGATACAGCCCAATTATGATAAGGCTTATTACAATTTGGCTAATGCGCTGGCGCTCCTTGAAGATTTTGAGGGGGCGATCGCCGCTTGGAATCAGGCGATCCGAATCAATCCAGAGTTTGCCCAAGCCTATGCCAATTTGGGGGTGGTGTTGCATCAGCAAGAACAAATTCCCCAAGCTGTGGCGAGTTTGGAAAGGGCTTATGTTTTGTTTCAACAACAGGGCAATGTGGGGCAAGCGCAGAGAATTGAGGGATATTTGCAGCAGTTGCGCTCTTAA